The following proteins come from a genomic window of Dreissena polymorpha isolate Duluth1 chromosome 1, UMN_Dpol_1.0, whole genome shotgun sequence:
- the LOC127864223 gene encoding uncharacterized protein LOC127864223, with translation MLLTNNVNLTEEQCCPTFPVQGGDFGVKTHTISGYGPIAAAAKTGRPHAVTHLYTADNKRLSGQLGPYRTPCSHTSVHSGQQEALWSAGPLQDPMQSHICTQRTTTGSLVSWAPTGPHAVTHLYTADNNRLSGQLGPYRTPCSHTSVHSGTTIGSLVSWAPTGPHAVTHLYTADNNRLSGQLGPYRTPCSHTSVHSGTRTGSLVSWAPTGPHAVTHLYTADNNRLSGQLGPYRTPCSHTSVHSGTRTGSLVSWAPTGPHAVTHLYTAENNRLSGQLGLDAWGQILGIGGELLGQEFGSKLNESYPKGTSSLTMGLQTSLLRGRYNLIYKGPYHHKFGLANDVPQQQHSHCISTGPQSLLQQQKLKLKCEREKELT, from the exons ATGTTGCTCACCAATAATGTGAACCTGACTGAGGAGCAGTGTTGTCCTACATTCCCTGTTCAGGGCGGTGACTTTGGCGTCAAGACTCACACAATCTCTGGCTATGGCCCTATCGCAGCAGCAGCAAAAACAGGAA GACCCCATGCAGTCACACATCTGTACACAGCGGACAACAAGaggctctctggtcagctgggcccctACAGGACCCCATGCAGTCACACATCTGTACACAGCGGACAACAAGaggctctctggtcagctgggcccctACAGGACCCCATGCAGTCACACATCTGTACACAGCGAACAACAAcaggctctctggtcagctgggcccctACAGGACCCCATGCAGTCACACATCTGTACACAGCGGACAACAAcaggctctctggtcagctgggcccctACAGGACCCCATGCAGTCACACATCTGTACACAGCGGAACAACAATaggctctctggtcagctgggccc CTACAGGACCCCATGCAGTCACACATCTGTACACAGCGGACAACAAcaggctctctggtcagctgggcccctACAGGACCCCATGCAGTCACACATCTGTACACAGCGGAACAAGAAcaggctctctggtcagctgggccc CTACAGGACCCCATGCAGTCACACATCTGTACACAGCGGACAACAAcaggctctctggtcagctgggcccctACAGGACCCCATGCAGTCACACATCTGTACACAGCGGAACAAGAAcaggctctctggtcagctgggcccctACAGGACCCCATGCAGTCACACATCTGTACACAGCGGAGAACAAcaggctctctggtcagctgggcctGGACGCCTGGGGACAAATCCTTGGTATAGGCGGTGAGCTCTTGGGCCAGGAATTTGGGTCAAAGCTGAACGAGTCCTACCCCAAGGGTACATCCAGTCTAACCATGGGGCTCCAAACTTCCCTTCTCAGGGGCAGATATAACCTCATCTACAAG GGTCCTTATCATCACAAGTTTGGACTAGCAAATGATGTTCCCCAGCAGCAACACAGCCACTGCAtctcaacag GTCCTCAGTCTCTCTTGCAACAACAAAAGCTGAAGTTGAAGTGTGAAAGAGAGAAAGAGTTGACATGA